In a genomic window of Labilithrix sp.:
- a CDS encoding beta-ketoacyl-[acyl-carrier-protein] synthase family protein, translating to MTTIAVTGLGAVTALGRTATATWDAVRAGERALRELTLFDPGDVKCRLVAEVSGLVAPAGQSRTSELALLAAREALEDAGLDVCARRVGLVVGGTTAGMFETESILATLLEAPAGSAEREGALARMLTHPLSAPTDRLVAELGPFARARSLSSACSSGANAILVGATWLELGLVDAVLAGAADALCRVIVAGFNALGALDPAGARPFDVARRGLTLGEGAGFVVLERAEETQRAKCTLLGWAARSEAHHITNPEASGAVPAAVMRAALARAGVAPADVDYVNAHGTGTPLNDPMETRALAAVFGADLARVPVSSQKGMLGHTLAAAGAIEAVLTAKALVDGVVPPTGGLVEPDPACALRHVRAAEERSVRVALSSSFGFGGMDTALVLGAAARRAPAPPPPRGVVVTGVAAISPVGMFRGPDVATLPSHTSQERTVSLPADALDAERARRLDRTSRLGAVLADAALAPPGAGVASPPTEPRAVAASVEPRTAEPPGAVAALASVGPRTAEPREQRRAGEGDAREAALVLGVAFGAVDGTADFMRRLRDKGARLVRPADFPSLVPSSPAGYGSIYLGLGGPALVVADLAASGECALAQAWELVASGEVARVCAAAVEERSAIVEGALSAIFGGAGGEARGEGGAAIALAAEGTSEPVLARLDGVWSWNGDAAPPLPAADVVVSASDVTPIPAPWSSVRRVSCASAGAHEAVGAIAVAVAVAMVARGDVQRAAFTGTARGCSYAGTVSAP from the coding sequence GTGACCACGATCGCCGTCACCGGCCTCGGCGCCGTCACCGCGCTGGGGCGGACCGCGACGGCGACGTGGGACGCGGTCCGCGCAGGCGAGCGGGCGCTCCGCGAGCTCACGCTCTTCGATCCCGGCGACGTGAAGTGCCGCCTCGTCGCCGAGGTGAGCGGGCTCGTGGCGCCGGCCGGGCAGTCGCGGACGAGCGAGCTCGCGTTGCTCGCGGCGCGCGAGGCGCTGGAGGACGCGGGGCTCGACGTGTGCGCGCGGCGGGTGGGCCTCGTCGTCGGCGGCACGACGGCGGGGATGTTCGAGACCGAGTCGATCCTCGCCACGCTGCTCGAGGCGCCGGCGGGGAGCGCCGAGCGCGAGGGCGCGCTGGCCCGTATGTTGACGCACCCGCTGAGCGCGCCGACCGATCGCCTCGTCGCGGAGCTCGGTCCGTTCGCGCGGGCGCGCTCGCTGTCGAGCGCGTGCTCGAGCGGCGCGAACGCGATCCTCGTCGGCGCGACGTGGCTCGAGCTCGGCCTCGTCGACGCCGTGCTCGCCGGCGCGGCGGACGCGCTCTGTCGCGTGATCGTCGCCGGCTTCAACGCGCTCGGCGCGCTCGATCCCGCGGGGGCGCGGCCCTTCGACGTGGCGCGACGCGGCCTCACGTTGGGGGAAGGGGCGGGCTTCGTCGTCCTCGAGCGCGCCGAGGAGACACAACGTGCAAAGTGCACGTTGCTCGGCTGGGCCGCGCGCTCGGAGGCGCACCACATCACGAACCCCGAGGCGAGCGGCGCCGTCCCCGCCGCCGTGATGCGCGCCGCGCTCGCGCGCGCCGGCGTCGCGCCGGCGGACGTCGACTACGTCAACGCGCACGGGACGGGCACGCCGCTCAACGATCCGATGGAGACGCGCGCGCTCGCGGCGGTCTTCGGCGCGGACCTCGCGCGCGTGCCGGTCTCGAGCCAGAAGGGGATGCTCGGCCACACGCTCGCCGCGGCCGGCGCGATCGAGGCGGTGCTCACCGCGAAGGCGCTCGTGGACGGCGTCGTGCCTCCGACCGGCGGACTCGTCGAGCCCGATCCGGCGTGTGCGCTCCGTCACGTCCGCGCGGCGGAGGAGCGGTCCGTGCGCGTCGCGCTCTCGAGCTCGTTCGGCTTCGGCGGGATGGACACCGCCCTCGTGCTCGGCGCCGCGGCTCGCCGCGCGCCCGCGCCGCCGCCTCCGCGCGGCGTCGTCGTGACGGGGGTTGCGGCGATTTCCCCGGTAGGGATGTTTCGTGGCCCCGACGTCGCGACCCTTCCGAGCCACACGTCCCAGGAGCGCACGGTCTCGCTCCCCGCGGACGCGCTCGACGCCGAGCGCGCCCGCCGACTCGATCGCACCTCACGCCTCGGCGCCGTCCTCGCGGACGCGGCGCTGGCGCCTCCAGGCGCGGGGGTGGCGTCGCCGCCGACGGAGCCACGCGCGGTCGCGGCCTCGGTCGAGCCGCGGACGGCGGAGCCGCCAGGCGCGGTCGCGGCGCTGGCATCGGTCGGACCGCGGACGGCGGAGCCGCGCGAGCAACGGCGCGCCGGCGAGGGGGATGCGCGCGAGGCGGCGCTCGTGCTTGGCGTCGCGTTCGGGGCGGTGGACGGGACCGCGGACTTCATGCGGCGGCTGCGCGACAAGGGCGCGCGGCTCGTCCGGCCGGCGGACTTTCCGAGCCTCGTGCCGAGCTCGCCCGCGGGCTACGGCTCGATCTACCTCGGGCTCGGCGGGCCCGCGCTCGTCGTCGCGGACCTCGCGGCGTCGGGGGAGTGCGCGCTCGCGCAGGCATGGGAGCTCGTCGCGAGCGGTGAGGTCGCGCGCGTTTGTGCGGCGGCGGTGGAGGAGCGGAGCGCGATCGTCGAAGGCGCTCTTTCTGCGATTTTCGGTGGCGCTGGCGGAGAGGCGCGCGGCGAAGGCGGCGCCGCGATCGCGCTCGCGGCGGAGGGCACGAGCGAACCCGTCCTCGCGCGGCTCGACGGCGTGTGGTCCTGGAATGGCGACGCCGCGCCGCCGCTGCCGGCGGCCGACGTGGTCGTGTCCGCGAGCGACGTGACGCCGATCCCCGCGCCCTGGTCCTCCGTTCGCCGCGTGTCGTGCGCGAGCGCGGGCGCGCACGAGGCGGTGGGCGCGATCGCGGTCGCGGTCGCGGTCGCGATGGTCGCGCGCGGCGACGTCCAGCGCGCGGCCTTCACCGGCACCGCGCGCGGATGCTCCTACGCCGGAACGGTCTCGGCGCCGTGA
- a CDS encoding 3-oxoacyl-ACP synthase → MSAAGVVAYGAISALGRGDAAFRVSSERERTCVRRDEELSAAGLRRPYCARADISGTADRATLLLDAALADCMQMLDRVRPGWRELRVGLALGTSSGGMRTFEASTTEALGGVRSVDASTTSGGTPVFEARAAGVAATYAGPVAAVSFAAARVFAPASIVLAACASSAIALGLGRAWLDDDRCDLVLAGGFDAVSVFVATGFECLRATCGERGPRPFRRDRDGLALGEGAAVVALARARSAEDARAWITGFGATCDAHHLTAPEPNGAGLARAARRALEDAGAPSFGLVSAHGTGTSQNDAAEARALASLASAAEASTLASLRTVPAFSFKGTIGHTLGAAGALETLATIDALERGLIPATHGDGDVEPGAHLHDVATSSSARTALKLASAFGGANAALVVTLDPAEDGVSASRPDTPHPPPPPEPALPAGAMRMTRGRRRVFATRAVAVDVVELEPARLAAKTGYAVDRIARADELVRWSMAVVAALQARTGSLRGAGIVVGLGLATIETNARFLARLSRPEPRRFPYTTPNAAAGECAVAFGLDGPAFAVGGGPHGGLEAIAVAADLVRARVADRIVVVAADEAGEVSARLARGTASGAVALLVQSTPADAELEDWTVEYGPTPTPTPALPAALPPMSAHRALLPLVGATPAQLATSVPWGGRATITLRWM, encoded by the coding sequence TTGAGCGCCGCGGGTGTCGTCGCCTACGGCGCCATCTCCGCGCTGGGCCGCGGCGACGCGGCGTTCCGCGTCTCTTCCGAGCGCGAGCGCACGTGCGTCCGTCGCGACGAGGAGCTCTCCGCCGCGGGCCTCCGCCGGCCGTATTGCGCCCGCGCCGACATCTCCGGCACGGCCGACCGCGCGACGCTGCTCCTCGACGCGGCGCTCGCGGATTGTATGCAAATGCTCGATCGCGTCCGCCCCGGTTGGCGCGAGCTGCGCGTCGGCCTCGCGCTCGGCACATCGAGCGGCGGCATGCGCACCTTCGAGGCGAGCACCACGGAAGCATTGGGCGGCGTGCGCTCCGTCGACGCGAGCACTACGTCGGGAGGCACGCCGGTCTTCGAGGCGCGTGCGGCGGGCGTCGCGGCGACCTACGCGGGGCCGGTCGCGGCGGTGAGCTTCGCCGCTGCGCGTGTGTTTGCGCCGGCGTCGATCGTCCTTGCGGCGTGTGCGTCGAGCGCGATCGCGCTTGGGCTCGGGCGCGCGTGGCTCGACGATGATCGTTGCGACCTCGTCCTCGCGGGGGGCTTCGACGCCGTGAGCGTGTTCGTCGCGACGGGCTTCGAGTGTCTGCGCGCGACCTGCGGCGAGCGCGGACCGCGTCCTTTTCGTCGCGATCGCGACGGTCTCGCGCTCGGCGAGGGCGCCGCCGTCGTCGCGCTGGCGCGCGCCCGCTCCGCCGAGGACGCGCGCGCGTGGATCACGGGCTTCGGCGCGACGTGCGACGCGCATCACCTCACCGCGCCGGAGCCAAACGGCGCCGGCCTCGCGCGCGCTGCGCGTCGTGCGCTCGAGGATGCGGGCGCGCCCTCCTTCGGCCTCGTCAGCGCGCATGGCACCGGCACGTCACAGAACGACGCGGCCGAAGCGCGCGCGCTCGCGAGCCTCGCCAGCGCGGCCGAAGCGAGCACGCTCGCGAGCCTCCGAACCGTGCCCGCGTTCTCGTTCAAAGGCACGATCGGCCATACGCTCGGGGCCGCGGGGGCTCTCGAGACGCTCGCGACGATCGATGCGCTCGAGCGCGGTCTCATACCCGCGACGCACGGCGATGGCGACGTCGAGCCTGGAGCGCACCTCCACGATGTCGCGACGTCGAGCTCGGCGCGGACCGCGCTCAAGCTCGCGTCGGCGTTCGGCGGCGCGAACGCAGCGCTGGTCGTGACGCTCGACCCGGCAGAGGACGGCGTCTCGGCATCTCGACCCGACACACCACACCCGCCGCCACCTCCCGAGCCCGCTCTACCGGCGGGCGCGATGCGCATGACGCGGGGGCGGCGACGTGTGTTTGCCACGCGCGCGGTCGCGGTGGACGTCGTCGAGCTCGAGCCGGCGCGTCTTGCGGCGAAGACGGGGTATGCGGTCGATCGCATCGCGCGCGCGGACGAGCTCGTGCGGTGGTCGATGGCGGTGGTCGCGGCGTTGCAGGCGCGGACGGGATCGCTGCGCGGCGCGGGGATCGTCGTCGGCCTCGGTCTGGCCACGATCGAGACGAACGCGCGCTTCCTCGCCCGGCTCTCGCGGCCCGAGCCGCGGCGCTTCCCGTACACGACACCCAACGCGGCGGCGGGCGAGTGTGCCGTTGCGTTCGGGCTCGACGGTCCCGCGTTCGCGGTCGGCGGCGGCCCACACGGCGGCCTCGAGGCGATCGCGGTCGCCGCGGACCTCGTGCGCGCGCGCGTCGCCGACCGCATCGTCGTCGTGGCGGCGGACGAAGCGGGCGAGGTGTCCGCGCGGCTCGCACGAGGCACGGCGAGCGGCGCCGTCGCGCTCCTCGTGCAAAGCACCCCGGCGGACGCGGAGCTCGAGGACTGGACCGTCGAGTACGGCCCCACGCCCACGCCCACGCCCGCGCTCCCCGCCGCGCTCCCGCCGATGAGCGCGCACCGTGCGCTGCTCCCGCTGGTCGGAGCGACGCCGGCGCAGCTCGCGACCTCCGTGCCGTGGGGCGGCCGCGCCACCATCACCCTTCGCTGGATGTAG